Sequence from the Phragmites australis chromosome 6, lpPhrAust1.1, whole genome shotgun sequence genome:
ggctggtgaacctgctttgcgtggaactggcacgccctgcagcgccgaactagCTCGGAAGCGTCGTGGAGAGCtgttggccagtagaaaccttgccgaaaggccttcttGACCATCGTGCGGAACAATGCATGACCACCGCACTTGCCcttgtggatctcagtgaggagctcactgccttctatccgggtgatgcatttcaggaggacaccgtccgtgtcgtgccggtagagatccccatctacaatggcatagcatttggactgacgtgcaatcctctctgcagaggcatcGTCCCtaggaaggatgttttctttcaagtaccctcggatctcgtcgaccCACAAGGATTCTTGAGGACTACCGACAAGTGCAGTGCACTCGCCGGGCGGTGGCAccttgacgggacctcccactgaaggTGCGGCATGGGTCCCCTCGATTGAGCTCAAGGGTATCCCTTCATCCTGGTTGGCAAACAGGACGGAttgccgtgtgagcctttcttcaaaggttccggcTGGGACGAGTGCTCGGGCGGAAGCCAGGCgggaaaggtcatcggccacggTGTTATCGCGGTGAGGTATATGTTGTAGCtctaggccgtcgaagtgccgctccagcctcctgacttccgccacgtacgccgccatctgcggGTCCgagcactggtattccttggatacttggttgaccaccagctgggagtcacCTTTTACAAGCAGCCGTCGGATCCCGCGACCCACCGCTACTCGgagtccagcgatgaggccttcatattccgccatattgtttgttgctcggaaatgcagctgcacgacatactggagtacttcacctgtcggagaggtgagcaccactccagcccccgcgcctttcagcgtgagggagccatcaaagtgcatgacccagtacccgggtcCGTCTTGCCCGGGGTACGCGAACAAttcttcattgtcgatctcggggaccggcgtccactccgccacgaagTTGGACAaagcctggcttttgatcgcgtggcggctgatgaagtgcagatcaaattccatgagctcgaccgcccacttgacagtACTTCCGGTACCTTCTTGGTTCCGCAGGATCGGTCctagtgggtatgtggttaccaccgagaccttatgTGCCTAGAAGTAGTGTCatagcttcctggaagcgataaGCACtgcatagagcatcttctgtgcttgggggtatcttgtcttgacgtctcggaggacttcactggtaaagtacaccggtcgctataTCCGGCGGGCCCTGACTGCGGCCTCGCCCGAGGCCTTGACACAGCCCCCAGGCTCAGCGCAATGTTCGGGGCCTACCGAGGTcccaggctcgactccctggttgggagcGGTCCCGAGTCCTGGAGgttgctcgggggcggccgggagctcggacccagcaccttgacCCGAGCACTCATCAAGCTCCACGACCAGCACcacgctcacgacctgaggagtggctgagacgtagagcaatagaGGTTCGCCCTCGCCAGGGGCaaccagtacgggcggtgaggtgagatacttcttcaagtcttggaaggcctgttCGGCCTCCAGTGTCCAGtagaaatgaccggtcttcttcagcaatttgaagagtgggagcccccgctccccgagcttggagatgaagcgccccaaAGCCGCCATGCACCCAGCGAGACAATGTACCTCTTCGAACGAGCTGGGGGACGCATATGCTCGATTGCTCGGATCTTAtcgggattggcctcgattttgcgactggaaaccaagaagccaagaagtttacccgcgggtaccccgaatacgcacttcttggggttgagcttcaggcgggtgcctaaggagtgcttgtgccacaagcaaagcactcccagggctggcgtcatCGAAGTTGAGTTTACGCCGTAACGACGCCCGACGTTGTTTGGATACCGACCTTGCAATAGGGACGATTGCCGCTTGCTGCGGGTTTGGTGGCCCGCCCGCGACGGTCGCGGCCCTACTGGGCACGGCGCTGTTGTCTCCGATGTAGGGAGGCGCCGTATGGGCCGACTGCTGACACTGCTGAGGAcatcatattgtactcttttccctttatgagttttacttacaaagtttctcataaaaagtttttaatgaggcaatatctataCAAGGACATATGTCATATCTCATATTTTCCTTACCGAGGTTTTTTAATGAGGTATACAAGACATATCTATATTCTCTAAACTCgattatggattttttttcctattaaaaggtttttctcatatgagttaacaaacagacaataatcaatatatgttgtatcattttctccttattttctcaCTGGTTTTTTAAAAGGAGTTTTAACAGCATatttgtcggtggatgaacaccgcaagcgtggatcctgagggaccccctttgagatttggccggggggctggtcctaGATCTatctcgtacgtggggttaatgcgtgtgtgtgggacttaggcgggatgaatgatcgtcggctagtaggagtaaatgcaccaaggatttagacaggttcaggccgcacggaggcgtaataccctactcctatgtatctagtgtgttattaatgctcttggaatgcctttctctggatctctgtgttacaaggatttggGCCCTATCTTTCTATCTTGAGCTTCTGTTGTTTGAAGTCTCTTGTTGGCTTCTTCTTTAAGTCTTGTGAGCCTCGGTTAGCTTGTCTTTCTACGAAatgctcccccccccctttatctaAGGGGAAGGCcctccagggagtgcccagaacgagggcacaagttcccgtaaataataaatgaaaaacaaccatcatgggtctacagttgaagtaacagagggttgaaaatgcacccctcggacggtcccgtcagtctttacgccccaactttagcaggcgcaggggggGCCCACTGGCCAGCCACTGAGTACCCTCTCATGCCCGTGCGGTCAGAGttggtctgacacggtctgaggcaacagggcgacaggcgataagcctcgagcccatcgaagatatcttcaagccgtctgtCTCCTTGGGCCTCGTGAAGGGACATGCGAtaggacccgtcgcattaattgtgtccacgccttcctgccaggcggcggcaggggctGGCGTAATCAGTACGGCAGgcatgggggagagtggttggatgtgaccgtccacgctccccattaaatgcagtatcgggccTCCCACCAATTGACATCTCATCGTAGAGCCCTTGCGGGGTCTaccagcaaggggcttctcggatcctcggggaactctgggtactcggggactaactgttcttggccctgagcaccccctcccgggcctGGCCCtttttgggtcctcggggaactctcggtactcggggaccagctgttcttggccccgagcaccccctcccggatctgtctcttctcggatcctcggggaactctaggtactcggagaccaactgttcttggccccaagtaccccctcccggacctagcttttctcgggtcctcggggaactctgggtacccggggaccaactgttcttggccccaagcaccccctcccgaacctgtcttttctcgggccctcggggagatggtccccaaGGGAGGgcaccatgtggcactgcgctgtcctggcttCGGGACTCGGaaacccccggttcccatatcaccgacaataTCACTATTATTCCTCTCTTCGTATTTTTCTTACAGGGTTTTTAAAGAAGttattcattaatcaatataCAGATGTCAAATTGATCAAGGGGAGTGTTGCAATTACTTATGGTTGCCCAATCCACCATCAACCCCCAACGGCGGTTACATGTCCTGCCGCTTGTCGGGAGGGATGTCTCCCCGATAGGCACTGTACAtcatgtataaatatacattGTATCAATAAAATGAATTAATGAAAATCTATTACATCTACTGTGTCATTACACTTTCTATTTTACAAGAGTCACAGCTCTAACCCGTTCGCAGTCTCTAACATGTTCGCTAGTCCAAACTCGTAGGAGAGCCATTAGTTACTTTGCGAGGCCAGCCCACATGCCAAGCATGAGTAGATGCGGCCCAAATCCTTGTGCAGAGATAAGTTGCGGCCTTTCAatgcactctttttttttttaccaagccTTGCAATGCAATCGATGCGGCCCAACAAGCACTGAACAGAGTAACAAAGGGCAAGCTCATGTGTCAGACGACGGAGTGTGCATGTTACCGCGGATGGGCATGCGTGAGTCTTCAGTCTTCACATCTTTGAGCTGTAATAAAGCTTGGAAATTATATATTGGTTACTGGTTACAAGCAGTAAACCTAAACCTGGCTATTTTCGGTTAGCGTATGTAGCTGGCTATTAGTACCTACCTACCTGCACATTCGTCGCGGAAATGTAAAACAAAATGTTGTTGCTTTCAGTCAATTGTGGCATATAAGCCAGATGTCCTTTGCTTGAAGGAACAGCTGCACGTAAAGGCTAAAGGGGCATCATCATCTATTCATGGATACAGTACACTAGCGCAGAAGAGTAGCACAGATGCTTGACAGTGTTCACAGTACCTTCTCATCGTGTATTACGTGTATTGTAGACCATGATCAGCTTTCTTGAGCGACCACACTGTTTCACCTTTTTCTGATGAAAAGAGGGAACACGAACGTACGTGCCAGCTGCTGTGCCTGTGTCGTCGGCGCGCGTCCGATCAGAAACGCCCGGACCTTTCGGCTTGACGCGGAGTGGAAACGCGCGGGCGCGCGCTGTCCCCGGCTTTGTGTCAAGCGTTGCCACCAGTCGCCACGGCCCGCGGACAGTTTAATTAAGCAACTCTCCATACGCTTCAACGTACACAATCCACGAGAGTTTCCTCGCACTAGTACTAGCCCAGCTGCTAGTGCATCGGTTACTAGCGCATGCACGTAGTAATTGTTTACGGCCTGGCCCTGCcgaattgagtttttttttttttggaaaagtgACTCTACTATTGAAAGTCATTCTCTAAGTAGATTCTATAGGtaaaatgattttatgataaaatgaattaagaaaaattgactttttttattcgtagcatctaatttattttaagcAATTGCTCCCACAGAATCATTCTTAAAACTGAAAATTGCAAACTGTTATTTGACAGGGTTTCTACTAATTTTATTCTACGAATTGGTATAGTAACTCTGCCAATCCGACCTTTATTACTCAATACAAATCTATATAGCTATCTTCCAAATACACCAAATATAAATTTATCACAACTTCAATACACATTTTTCTCCATTCTTACAGGCGGCCTTTGCTTAAATGCATCATAATTAACGCACTAAACTTTCTGCCCACCTTAAATTTAGCAATAATTATGGACAAAAGGGTCATTTTACTTAAGAAAGAGAAACAGAAGTCTAAACAAGAAACTGGACTTGTACAGGGGATCAGAGGAAGTTGCTGGAAAAACAGAGGAAAGAAACTGAAGAGCATAAGCAAGCTCCAATGCATGAGGCCAGTCGCTACTCCGTTAACGAAGCAgctaaaaattctaaaagacCAGTTTATTTTCTCAAGTTTTCCAAGGTACAAGCTTCAAGTGCTGTCAACTCAATCGACCGTGTTTTGGACGCACTACACTTCACTTGATGAGGTTGGTGATGGCCGTGCAGATGATGGCGATCTGCACGGAGTAGGAGCTGCGCTGCGCGAGCGGCGACGGGACGGCACCGGCCTTGGCAAGCACGTCGTCGCACTTGTGCGTGAGCGCGACAACCTCCGCGGCCTTCCCCTTCCCGGCGGCGTAGTCTCGGTTGTTGATCTGGTCGTAGGCCTCCGCGAACGCGAACCCCAAGGCGTTGTAGAGCTTCTGGCACTGCCCCAGCGCCGCGCGCGTCGGGGCGTCCGCGCGCCCAGGCTTGGCCAGCATGGCCCCGATGTCGTAGACCGCGTCGTCGGCGTTGACGATGCCCGTCAGGGCGGCCACCTTGGCGAGGCCCCAGGTGTCGGCGTCGGGGCTCTCGCGGTGCTTGCCCAGCTCCGCCACGCAGAAGCCGTAGTCCACGCGCGCGACGCTGTCGGCCGCCGCCCTGCACGTCGTCACCACCGTCGCGCGGGCGCCGCCGACGAGGCAGCTGAGCGCGAGCGCCGCGGCGGCCAGGAGGCGAGCGGTCGACGACGgcctcatcgtcatcgtcatcgaCTGGGTTTGTTTGTCACAGGAGCTAGTTTTCGCCTGTGGGACTGGTTTGCTTTGCTCGGATGGGACGGGACAACACTGAGGTGGGACACTGGGACTGACGGAGTGTGCGTTATCTTATATACCCGGTTtggatatgttttttttttcaacttttttctgaaaaaatctAGTAGCTATCTAAATGATTGAAttctgtttttgtttttggtggCTTCTGTTTAAATGAGGAAATAGTTGTgacgaaaataaactaaaaattaagAGCAGAAACAAGTTCTAATTCGCTTTTCTAACTTTTAGTGTATATAAAataagttaaaaatttattataaaaatcaactaTCAAAATTTAACAGCCACAATAGTTAGCAAAAAGATCTAAACCTACAGCCAATCTAAACAGTCCCATAGCCGTGTATTGGGGAAGGCTGCAGAACAGAAGTGTGCATCTTTTGAttgggcccgtcgtgccaacGGCCTAAGGTATACGAGCAAAATTGTATAATTAACAGCAGTTTTGCTGCTTTTGTGGTACTTGAAACAAAATTATAAGTTTGTTCCAAGCTCTTGAAAAATAGTCACGCCCGATTAGCAATCGACGCATGAGACAATTGAACGTTGAGAAGTTTTACATGGTTTAATACAACCATCCTCAGCCGTGGGTGGCGACAACAACCTACAAGCATACACAACTTAAAAAGAAACTCGGAGTGCGGCTGAGTGACAAAATGTTGGATTTTGCATCCAAGATGCTTTGGTCCTGGTAGCAGCAGTTTTGGTGAAACTGGGAGCCACATGAGGTAGCCGCAAAGTTTGCATTATGGAATTGGGATAAGAACGAAGGGGGGAAAGATATGCCTAGTGGCTTACGATTCGTGCTTGTCCCCTTGCCGTGTCTGATGTCTCGCATTTCTGATAAGGGTGTCCATGCCGCAAAAGAAGAGAGCTGGAAAAAGAGAGCACTGGGAATGAAAAAGACCAGAAAAAGGAAGCATGCATCAAACCCTTCGTTAAGCAAGTAATTTAAGATCAAAACTGACAGAAACGAGGCACTTCTTTTATTCCTTCAATTTTATTAGCTACAGCAAGCTCATCGGATGACTGTCATCACGATCGCAATTCAATCGGTTGTCTTCACCAGACCGAGATCGGCAAGGCGTCGGTAGGTTGCGGCGCAGCCAGCGATCCGTCCATCGTTCACCTGATGAGGCTGGTGATGGCCGTGCAGACGATCGCGATCTGCACGGACTCGTTACCCCACCGCGCGAGCGGCTACGGCGAGCGGACACCGGCCCGCGCCAAGGTGTCGTCGCACCGGCGCGCCAGGGACGCGGCCTCGGTGGCCTTTCCCTTCCCCGCCGTGTAGTCCCGACTGTGGATCCCATAGTACACTTCTGCGAACACGAATCTCGTTGGTGAAAGTAAATTTTTTAGGATTTGACTTTATAAAATTTAATCCCGTTGGTAAAAATATCATCTTTTATATGATGACATgtgcttattttttttttcatctttaatTCAGTTATTAGATCGTAGAATAGATGATATGAATGCTTTATGAGAATTTTTCTAGATAGGATATTATAGGATTTATTTCTTTCCACGTTGTAGAGCCCCTACACTACCCTAGCGCCGTCCGCGTCTTGGGTCTGTTGCGCCCGGGCCTTAGGGCTTGGCGAGCATGGCCTTGATGTCGTAGACCTTGCCGCCAGCGATGGCGATGCCCACGTCGGTGGCCACCTTGGCCAAGTGGCTCAGCCTTGACACGCAGAAGCCGTAGTCCACGCGCCTGTCGCGGGCCGCGGCCGCCCAGCACGTCGTCTCCGGGGTGGCGTCCACGCCGGTGCTCAGGCTCAGCGCGAGCAACGCGGCCGTCAGTGCCGCGGCGGCCAGAACGCGGGCCGTGGACGGCCTCATCGAAATACTAGCCCGCCGGCCTTGTTCTCTGGCTCGTGGTTGCTTGTTCtcttgccgagtgccagagtgGTGTAGACTGTAGGCCGTGGCGTGTGGAGTACTCGGTTCGTTGCGtgtcgggagtcgggacaaatCTGACGTGGGGTCTGTCCGTGTGCCGTGCTATTGAATTTGTATGGCATCTGTAATGCCGGCTCTCCTTTCTAATACTTCCTtcaattataaatatagattattttaaatttatacataagaattaagaaagtagatcaaatgatttgGTTGctcttcatttattctgtattggaaaagataacttatttatttgtgagagtggtagcatttattaaacaagggtaagacgagaacaaaagagaaaaaaatatatagaagtttgagaatgatttatatttagagaatagttgaggaggttaaaacgacctatatttacaatcagagggagtattagCAACCTCATAACATGTTGTGAAATTAATAATGTTATAATAGATGCTAAAaaatttaatagaaaaaataattaaaaaataaaaaactaaggATGAACTATTATAGATGGAATAAAATAATGATGTTTTAATACCTTTTAATGCTGATAACGcctattaattatatatttctaAATTGACTGAAAGTTTCCAGACTATTGAGAGGGGAGGAAATGGGGCAACAACTTTGATTGTGGAACATTTGATTGTATATAATGTATAGTGGAGATTGTTCGGATTTAGCACAAttcatctattttataaaagtacagatttttttttaggaatATGGTGACTTTTAATAGATCAAGTATAGCATAGacatattaaaaaaagaaatatggaaataagaaaatacaaagaaaaacacaGGTCCTGTCGCTGACACCCCAAGCTTCATCTCCATCCACCGTTGCCAAACATAGTCGAAGGAACCGGAGCCAAAATCTACACCAACGCGGAGGAGCATTAAAGACCATTATATTTTTAGCAGTCACTAAGAGTAACATCCCACAATGCATTGAGAACGATGAACGCTTCGGGCAATCTCGTCGCCCAGAAACAAACCCAACACCATCAAGCACGCTAACAGCTCAGAAGGAGGAACCGGCACCTTCGACAAGCACATCGTCAGCCTAGACTTGGAGCTGTCACCCTTTCCCAGAGATGTAACACACACCAAAGCTCACGCAGCCAAATCCAAAGGCTATCAACCTGTCGATGGATTTGACTCGGAGGAAGCCAAACCTCCACAGGAGAATGGCATGAAAGACATCACGAACGACGACGCCACCAGCATTGCTAACCTCTTGGAGGGACAAAAACTCCTTCACACTGACACCATAAACCAACGCCATCAAGAAACTAAACTAGATACTAAAtctagaagaaaactagaaaataTACGCTACGAAGAAGAATACTTCTGaccatggggggggggggggcactagACCACCCTCCTCCAATGTTGGAAGGCCATCGAGGATGAGGGGGCCGGCCAAATCAACGGCAAGAAGCACCCTTGACGACCTTTCGTCGCCTCTGGAATGCTCTATAAGAGTATATATAATCGTCCACATTAtggctttcaaaaaaaaaattgtctcgAAGTTCTATGGGCCCATGTTATTAATTTGGGCCACGATGAAGCCCTCACAGATATATCAAAACCCCTCGTGCAGTTCTGCGAGGAGGCAAATTCTATAAGACCAGGTCTCACAGGTAGACCCCTGCGAGGCCCGGACACGTGTTCCTTCACTGCGCAACGTGCGTGCATGTAGGTCATCGGATCAAAGGTGCACAGCATTGATGGAGTCTCATAATGGTCTTTTCTGTGAGGGTCTTATAGAATTTGCCTCCATTCTGTGATGCTTCGAGGAGAAGACGACCAACAAGCCAGCGGGAGTGGAAGCGATCGAGCTCTTGCCCAGTCACCCCCTCTCACGCCTCACCTCCGAACACGATCCAGGGGAAGCATCGTGATTTCAGGTGAGTCGTTGCCTCTTGATTCTATCTATCTGCGTTCGTGTCCAAAACTTCCACTAGATACGGGTGGGTGCGGTGTAAGCTgtgatttctctatttttttcctcCCAAATTTTTGGGCGAGATTTGACGGTGTTCGCAGAGGTGTTCCATTCCCGTGGTTGCTTGGTATTTATTCTGTTTCCCAAATAGTTTTGCTATGTGTGCTAAATCCTAGGTAGAACCCTAGTTTCTTAAAGTTTGTGATATGGTTtgaacttgattttttttaaataatattattttatttgaaaattataaaaataatagctaaattcaaaaaaaaacaagaatagATACCTATGGGCACGCAGAACACCAACATATTACGTGGCACTGGGTCTGGGGGCCTGTCGGCACACGGAATATGGATCAACAGCCTGCCGACATTCCGCGTGCCAACAAGCATCCGAGTAGACACCAACAAGGGTGCCGCGGTAGCAAATAGCCGACAGGGCTGTCGGCAACGAAATGCTGATAGGCCTGTCGGTACTCCATTTGTCGATAGCCTGacatttatcttttttaattgatttttattaataattaggagaagtatttattgaaatatttttattaataattaggagagtggtttatttttttgctaatattgatttgatataattttgtcgatatttctttatttagttgatgtaaaattgtgtgagtaattCTTTTAGTGAAGTAGctttgggaggatacaaaatctaaatttttgaacaatagtagttgtgaagcataattatcaTAGTATCCGGCACGAAGATTACATACGCTagtaaatattacatgggacatgaGGTTTATCGTCGCTGCGCGAATGGACCATAACCGTAAAGAAATGACGACAACAAATGTTGGCATGTATAAtacacctaaagactaacctaatagtatATCGTTGGTAAACTTAACATGCTTTAGATAATAAAAATAGTCCGAGTTATAGTAGAAGCTCTCTATCGAGTGCACTTAGGATATTTACCTTTTTTCAGGGCATTGGACCCCCTCCCCCGCCTTAGTGCGATGAGCTCTCTCtcacttcctttccctctttgCTTCACGTACTTGATCCGTGGCGCGCTCCTTCACGGCGTTCCTAATGCGCTCCTCCTCATGCCGCTCCATACGTAGTTCCTCTTGATGTCGCTCGTACTTGTGGCGTTCGTAAGTTTTCCTCCTCCACTGCATCTTCATGtccacccaccgcttctggtgctcatttgcTCCAAGTCGAGTCATTGCATGAAGTTGCAGATAGGTGGAGAAGACtagacaaaagaaaaaaaaggggagattaataagagagtgcatgaaatcgtatgaaaagGCCCACATGAGTGAtttatgtcgctataccggtgggtactcgtatggTCCCTGTcaaggcttgtcgtactggtagttaccacacatgaagaagcgtagaccATAGGTATATGAGATATCCTAAGActtgcgaagcctacaagggtcgccacagaagcacatcggtagTTTGACACCCTGTGGGATGAAAATCCCTCAATATTTCTTatgtgggcttggtggagctaaggaagaaattacagttgagagagctgaggaaggaatGGTCTATCTATAGATGAGGGTGGAGTTATTTATAGTGgatgggggctggtgcatggactgagtgcatgggcttggaTGGGGCTAGAGCATAGGACTTCTTGTGGAAGCTAGAAAAGTTATAGTATGATGCTTGGCAGAGATTTCCTATGGAAGTTATTGTTTGATATGGTCATTTCATTATGCAACAGTCTAGGAAGGAGTTATTGTTGTCGCTGCATGGAAGGTAGGGAATCCTATGAAAACATTAGGCTTAGAAAAAacgtattggtagaatgataaattctggtcatttcattgatgaaagtaaagtacaGCACATATAAGAGTCATCATTAGCATTTATTGCATGTCTGTGGCTACAGTACTTAAGACAATATGCACCGACTCTTACCTTGGTCGTACACATTCTATGACAAGTTACAATGGCGTATAGTACTCAatcgctaaatgaagcatgccttaCGGAAAGACAGATTGCCGGGTACAAGAAAATATCTACTAGGTTGGTGAAAAAGATGAAGGCTTTTTATCGAGATATTCCCAGTGGATCTCTTAGAAGTTACATCCATAG
This genomic interval carries:
- the LOC133920522 gene encoding pectinesterase inhibitor 8-like; its protein translation is MTMTMRPSSTARLLAAAALALSCLVGGARATVVTTCRAAADSVARVDYGFCVAELGKHRESPDADTWGLAKVAALTGIVNADDAVYDIGAMLAKPGRADAPTRAALGQCQKLYNALGFAFAEAYDQINNRDYAAGKGKAAEVVALTHKCDDVLAKAGAVPSPLAQRSSYSVQIAIICTAITNLIK
- the LOC133923042 gene encoding pectinesterase inhibitor 8-like: MRPSTARVLAAAALTAALLALSLSTGVDATPETTCWAAAARDRRVDYGFCVSRLSHLAKVATDVGIAIAGGKVYDIKAMLAKSVLWDPQSGLHGGEGKGHRGRVPGAPPLARWGNESVQIAIVCTAITSLIR